In Thiothrix unzii, the sequence CAACATCGCACACGAAAACAACGCCATCACAATGAAAAACCGCTGAAAACCACTTTCACGATGCAAATAATTCACCGCAAAACGCACCACCAACAGGTTAATCGTCGCCATCACCACCCCGAATGACAAACTCAAGGTATCCAGCATCAAACTCACATTCGCCTGATAAGCACCACTTTGCAACCACGAAAACACCACCACATGACCCGGTGCGCCGTGGGTAAAGTCATAAATCGCCAGAGCCAACATCGCCAGCAAACTCAGCGTGTTCGCGGTAACGACCACAAACGCGGTTTCACGCTCACCTTTTTCGCCGCGATTCCAACCGAAGATGAAGCCGAGGACGATCCACAGGGCGGCTAGGAAAGGGAGGCCGGGGATTAATAGGAGTAATTCATTGGGCATGGTGTGTCTCCAAAGTCACGGCATTCGCCGTCACCAACGCCGGTGACAAATGCCCATAATCCCCGCTATACCACTGCGCCGAACGCTCAACTGTTGCCAACTCGCTCACGTCCCCCTCCCAACGCACAAACCCCGTCCCCGGCACAAACCAATCAATCGCCGCCGAATCCGGGTCTTTCACCGCCAACAACAACCAACCGCCACCGATCAATTCCTGCAACGGCGGCTGGCGTGCGTAAATCTCCCCAACCAGTGCGGCTTTAGCCTCAACCACCACCAGCAAGCGCATTGGTTCGTGGATTTCGATCATTTGCTGCGGCAAACCGGTGCGCAAATCGCTGAATACGCCTTCCATCACTCCAAACAAACCCGTGAGGTTATGGGTTACTTTCGTACCCGCGCCGTAACGCTCGTTATTGACCGTGGAAAAATAGTATTCAAGGTTAATCCCTGCACCCACCGGCCCCGCGCTCAGCAAAATGTTTTCCAAAATCTTGCCATCCGGGTCACGGGTACAATCGTAGGAAATCAAAAAGCAGCGTCGATCCAAGAAACTGCCACGGGTGACAGCACGTCGCCCGATCAATGCCCAAGCGTTAGTCGCGTGACCTAATTCGGGGCGGGCTTGACTATAATCCACCGCGCGACTGGCAATGTGTGCCGCAGCTTGTTGCAGGCTGGGTTTACGCGGGGCAGAAGCCAATTTGCGGCAACGTTCGTGCGCAGAATGGCGCGAAGCCTCCTCCAATAGGGCTTGTAATTGCTGCAAAGGTTGTTGCCAAGCGGCGGGGATTTTATGGGTATCAAACCAAGGAATGTGTTCGTCGCAAGTGTCGTGTTCCGCCCCCACAAACCACGTATCCGCCGGAATCACCAAGCCTTGCGCCGCCAACAATTCACGGACTTCTCCACGGTTAGCCATGGCCGCAAACACCCTCGCATTCGGACCACTGTGCCGACCGCTGCACGCACCGCACTCATAAGCAGCAGCGTGTGGGTTATTTTGGCTGGTCGAACCGTGCCCCATAATGACCACCAACGGCGCGAAACCGTCGGTCAAACCGATCATCCGCAAAAACCCACCCACTTTGTCGGCCTGTTCCGCATCCGTAAACCCCATCTGGTTTTGCGCACTGGAACGCTCGGTGTTGGACTGCAATGCAATGTATTCCAAAGTGGTCGGAATCGGCTTATCCACCTTGCGTCGCAAGCCTTTCACCCATTGCCCGAACCCCAGCGGCAAATAGGATTTACCCAACATAATCCCCAGCGAAGCAGGCGCGAGCAGCATTTGACTGAGCGTCCCCAGCAGTAAATGGTGGCGGGTAACGTGCTGCAAATGTGCAAACAAGCGTTTACGCCAACTCACCCGTAACTGGTGTTGGCGCAAATCCAAATCATCGTCCGCTATATCAGGAATTTCGCGCACCAAATGCACCGGAATCACTGGCACGGGGCAGAGTTTGGTCACGTCTTTATCGTCTAAGCCTTGCCAGTTCATCGGCAAATTGAAAAACGCCGCCGCGCCCAGTGTTTCAATTTGCGGGTTTAATTCTTCCAGATGGCGGCGAATGCCTTCTTCGCGCTCATCCATGCAAAACACTAATTGCGCTTGCGGACGTTGCTCGCGGTTGCGCCACATGCCGCGCCCGTGGTTGTTCACCACCGCATTGAAGATTTGTTCGCGGTAATGGCGTTCATAGGCTTGCAACCACAAAAAACCCGCACGTTCTTCATCCATCGCATCCAAACACGCGAAAATGCTGGCGAGTTGCTCATGCGACAAGGAGCGTACCGTCGCCGCATCCACCTTGAGATGCTGCATCAACCGAAATAACCGCCAACCGTGATGGTAAGCAGCCCCCACGCTGCCGTTACCAACTTGCGCCCAAGTCCACATCTGGTGCGCTAACTGTTCCCACTGCTGATCTTCGTAAACCCGTGGGCGCGTATGCCGAATCAACTGCTGTGCCGGAGTCAGCAAATATTCCGGCAATGGCTGCTGAAAGGTGTAATAACGCACCAAGAATTCAGCCCAATGCCGCCGAAACCGCCCGCGAATCACATCAACATTGGCTTCCATCCACCAAATACGACGGCACAAACGCCGCGCAAACAAGTGTTCCAGCACCAAGCGTAACGCCAGATAATCCAGCATATCCACTGCTGCCGCACGTTCCCCGCCGTACCCCGGATGCTGTTCACGCCATAAAAACATCCCCGACCAACCCGGCATTTCCAACGCCAAGCACTCTAAATAACCGTCCCAATGCGCTTCGGGAATCCCTAAACGCTGCAATTCCGCGACAATCACCGCTGCTGGTTCATCCGGTAACGAGGCTAAGTGTTCGCGCCAATCGGGTAAATCTTCCAGCAACGGAGTTAAATCATTGAGACTGGCTTCGCGCCATGCGGCAAACAAGCGCGGCGCACGTTCGGCATTCGTCCAAGCGGCTAAACCTTGATCCAACCAAGCTCCCATTTGCCGCAATAACAACGGGCGCACGCTGTGCATAATATCTTCGCCCGTCACCGCCAATAGCAAACTGCGCACCGTGTAGTGCGTGCCAACCTGCCCCACCCAATCCAGCAATAAACGTTGTGCATCCTGCACCAAGCGTTCTTCCATTGAGGTTTCCGCCGTTTGCGCCAATTCCGCCGCAAACAAACGCACCGCCCGCTCTGGGGAAAACGTCATTAACTCTTCGGAGTGCAACAAGTAATGCTGCAAACTCAACGCCTCCAAACACCCTGCCCACAGCTCACCAAAGCGTTCCAGCACCCGGTTTTCTTCCACCTGCCACACAAACTGACTCGGTGAAATCGCTTTAATCGGGTGAATCAACGCCGCACGATACACATCCCCACGGGTAACAGCACCCTCGGCATGGGTAAAAATCACCGCTGACGCATCCAACCCGGCATCCAACCCGGCATCCGCCTGCAATACCGCATCCAAATCCGCCGCATCAATGCGCCCGCGCTGAAATTGCTCACGAAACCGAGCCACCGGCCAATAGCCATAAGCCCCGGTAATCTCGTGCATTTGCTTTAAAGCCTGCGGAAAAGGCAAGTGCTGAAACCCGTGCAACGTATTGTGATGCACAAAATCTCGCAACGGTGCTTGCCCCGGCAAAATATGCGCTAAATGCTCCAGCAAATGGGCAAAACGTTGCGACGGCTGTTGATGCACCTGCCCAGCGTGACTCACGGCATTGCCCCCCCAGAAATAGCCGGGGCGTGCAACGTAACCGCTGCCACAAACGGTTCTGCCGCCAAGGTAATCAAATCAAGTAACGGCGCGGGGTAAAAGCCCAGCACCAACATCCCCACAATCAGCGTGCCAGCCGCAATCCATTCTAAGGGGCGTAAATCTTCTACTTGCTGCATATCCAAGCGCATCGGCCCGGTATACAACTGCTTAATAGTGCGAATACTGTAAGTCGCGGTAATCAACACCCCCAACGACAATGCCACGATAGCCCAACCCCATTGCTGGAAACCACCGATCAAAACGTGCAATTCCGCCACGAACCCGGCAGTACTGGGCAAACCCACCCCGCCCACAAACGCCAAAATAATCAGAAACGCAAAGCGCGGAGTCACCCGAATCAACGAGCCGTAATCGTTAATATCTCGGGTGTGGGTACGCTCATACAGCAAGCCAATCAGCATAAACGTCGCCCCTGCCACCAAACCGTGCGCCACCATTTGATACAGTGCACCGATAATGCCGTAAGTGTTCAGCGTCGCAATCCCGATTAACACCACGCCCATGTGACTCACGGACGAATACGCAATCATTTTTTTCATATCGCTTTGCCGCCAAGCCAGCAAACCGCCGTACAACAAGCCGATTACCCCAATCGTAAACAACACGTTTTGCAGCGCATGAGCCGCCGCAGGCAGGATTTCAATGGCACGCAACAAGCCATACGACCCCATTTTCAGCAAAATACCTGACAGTAAAATACTCACCGGACTAGGAGCTTCAACGTGGGCTAACGGCAACCACCCGTGCAACGGGAAGATCGGCATTTTCACCCCAAAACCAATCAACAAGCCGAGGAAAATAACAGTCTGTTCGCCCGTGGATAAGGATTTTGCCCCTTCCGCCATTGCCGCAAAACTGAACGCATGGGAAGGCGTTGCATCAAACAACATCAGTAACGCCAGCAACATGAATACTGAGCCGCCCATGGTGTACAGCACGAAATTTAACGCCGCCGTCTGGCGATTTTTGCCGCCCCAACGATCAATCAAAAAGAACAACGGAATCAGCACCAATTCCCAAAACACGTAAAACAAACCCCAGTCCTGCGCCATGAACACCCCCATCGTGGCGGCCTCCAGTAACAGCAGCAGCAGGTAATAGCCTTTAACGTGGTGGGTAATCATGTGCGAAGCCAGCATCGCCATTAACACCAGCAGTGTGGTGAGCAGTACCAAAGGCAGGGAAAAGCCGTCAACACCGAGGGCGAATGCCGTACCGAGTTGCGAGTTCCACACATGATGCACAGACAATTGGCTACCGGGTGCAGCCAAGTCAAACTGTGTCAGCAAACTCAGCGCGTAAACCAACGTGAGCAAAGCTGCACCAATCGCGGTGTAACGTAACAAGGCAGGGCGATTGTCTGGCAACACAGCCACGACTACCGCACCCACAACGGGGAGCAATAACAGGAGGGTTAAAGGATCCATACAGTCCAGAGCTTTGTGGTTGGAAAAGTCGATAAGCCCGTGATAATAACCCCCTTTGCCGTGGAATAACAGGCTTCACCCCCGCCATTACCCGCCAACAATTCAGGGGATTTATCCTGCTTTATCCCCTCAAGCAAGGGGCATATATCCATTTTGGATAGGTAGTGACTTCTACCGTAAAAAATTACTTTACATTAGTAAATGCTAATATTATAATTTTCTCCATCACGTACATAGATACAGAAATTACCAACCTTTGCTAGGAGATTACTATGAAATTACAAACTATCGTTTTTGCTACCCTGATCGCACTGTCTGGTGCTGCTTCTGCTGAATTCATCGACAACGGCACTGCAACTGGTCAAGGCAACAACCAAGGCACTGTAAACACAGCGGCAAACACCAATGGCTACGGCAACGGTGCTGGCGACATGAACGGTTTCAGCAAAAACAAAGGCACTGCTGACGGCGAAGTTGAATTCAGCATCAACTTCAAAGGCAAAGGCAAAACTGACATGGCTAGCGACATGGCTGCTAACGGCAAAGGCAACGGCGACTGGTATGCTGCTGGTAACGGCTATGGCTACGGCGACAACAAAAACAACGTTTACGCTACTGGTCAATCTTCACAAAACGGCAACGGCTTTGCTCCTGTAATGCCAGCGGCTCCAGTAGCAGCACCGGCTAAGTAATCACTCGCTTACCAAGTGATTAAAAAAGGCTCCTTCGGGAGCCTTTTTGCGTTTAGACGTTACGGCATATAGACGAATGCCCAAAAAGTTTGCTATTAAACCCGATGATTTTTCATGGTAATGCAACATTGTGACCGAAGCACCTCTTACCCCCACTCCCCTCCCGTTTTTTGGGGATGAATTCGCGACACTGACTAAAGCGGTCAGTGACTTAGGCTTTGACGGCGTGTTGTACTCTTTCTACCCCAAGCCGATGTACATGAGTAAAGAGGTGCAACCCGTGCTGCACTATTCCGCCAGCCTTGCCCCTTTTGTGGCGCATTACATTCAGCACAATTACGGCAACCGGGATTTTGTGCTGCGGCTGGCATTACAGGATTGGAAAAAAGCGATTGACTGGTGGGAGGAAATTAACGCCGGTCACGTCAGTCGCGAAGAACGCGCCGTCACCGAAGATGCCAGAAAGCACTTTGGCATCCAGTACGGCCTGTCTGTCCCAGCACTACGGGGAACCTTTGCGATTGCCGGAATCTCTGTCATTAGTAAAAACCAGAGTTTGGCACACTTCCAAAACCTGAAAAAAACGCATCTCGCGCAACTTTTCACGCTTGCCAGCGACTATCACGCTACCGTGATTAACTCCAAAGAATCGCTGCGCTTTTTCATTCAGCCGCTACTGGAAAATTTGAATACCACTCAAAAAACGGTACTCAAACACCTGTTGACCGGCAAGCCGATGAAAAGCATTCCGCATACCTTCGGGATCGCACCGCGTTACGCAGAAAAAGTATTACTCGGCATTCGGCAGGAATTCGGCAACATTACTAGCAATGAGCTGTTGTACATACTCGGCATGGTTAACATTCACGAATATTTGTGAGCCTTTTTGCTGGGGCGGATTTCGTCTAAACTGCCAAGACTAATTCGTCCACAGGAGATTGACGTGCTGCCACTTTATCCCCCCATCCACGAAAACCGGCATTTTTTCCTCGCCGTGGACGAGATACACACCCTTTACGTTGAAGAATGCGGCAATCCAAACGGAGTTCCGATTGTATTTTTGCACGGCGGCCCCGGCTCTGGCTGTGAAACTTGGCATCGGCAGTTTTTTGACCCCACTCGCTACCGCATTATTTTGTTCGATCAGCGCGGTTGCGGACGCTCCACGCCTCATGCCTCGTTGGAAAATAACACCACATGGGATTTGGTCAGCGACATGGAATTGATTCGCGAAAGCCTAGGTCTCGACGAATGGGCGATTTTTGGCGGGTCATGGGGTTCCACACTGGCACTGGCGTATGCGCAGCAATACCCCGCACGGGTAAGCGGCATGGTATTGCGCGGCATTTTCTTATGTCGGCAGCGCGATATTGCGTGGTTTTACCAACAAGGTCAGGGAATTGAACGGATTTACCCGGATTATTGGCAAGATTACCTCGCACCGATTCCACTGAATGAGCGCGATAATATGCTGGCGGCGTATTACCGGCGATTGACCGGGGAAAACGAAATTGCGCGGATGCAAGCCGCCAAAGCATGGTCGGTGTGGGAGGGGCGCACTGCGAATTTGCAACCGAAAGAGAGTGTCGTTGCACATTTTTCCGACCCTTACACCGCGATGAGCGTGGCGCGGATTGAAGCACATTATTTTATCAATGACGGTTTTTTCGAGCCAGATCAATTGCTGCGCGATGCGCACCGGATAGCACATTTACCGGGCAGCATTATTCACGGACGTTATGACATGATTTGCCCGCTGGAACAGGCCACTGCATTGCATAACGTGTGGCAAAACGCGGATTTCCACATTATTCCTAACTGCGGGCACGCCGCGAGTGAAACCCCGATTCAACAAGCGTTAGTGGATGCCACCGATGCTTTGCTGGATAAACTTGCATGATCGCACTGCTTCAGCGGGTTACTCGCGCTCAGGTGGAGGTGGATGGGGTGAATGTCGGGCAAATCGGGCGCGGTATTTTGCTATTGCTGGGCGTGGAAAAAGCCGACACCGCCGCTGATGCGCAACGTTTGTTAGAGCGCGTGCTGGGCTACCGGATTTTTGCCGATGATGCGGGCAAAATGAATTTGTCGTTGCGCGATATTGAGGGTGGGCTGCTGATCGTGCCGCAATTCACCTTGCCTGCGGATACTCGTAAAGGTACGCGCCCCAGCTTTACCCCTGCCGCTGATCCGCTACTAGGGCGGGAATTGTTTGAGTTATTTTATAACCAAGCTACCCAATATTACCCCAATGTTTCTAAAGGTGTATTTGGCGCGGATATGCAGGTGAGTTTAGTCAATGACGGCCCAGTAACGTTTTGGCTGCAACAATAAGCCTTAATGTAAGTTACTTATAATATGCTTATATATTAATATTAAGTTTTTCAGAGGCTTAGGGAACTTTTGCATTAATCTATACCACATATAAAAATACTTGTGGCTGGAAATGAATTCTGTTAAATGTATGCCTCACCACGAAAACTAAAGCAATTTACAGTTAGGATCATCAGGATGAAAAAATTACCCCATTTCTTTTTATTGGCTTTGTTATCCATCACCAGTTTAACCGCGTGTGCTGAAGATGATCCGGCGAAGGCTGCGACGGCTGCACCAGCAGATGCGAAAGTTGCTGAAACGGCTGCACCTGCGAGTGAAGCTAAACCAGCGGAAACCGCAACAACACCAGCAGCCACAACAACAGATGCAGCCAAACCTGCCACTGATACCGCAGCTCCCGCAGCAACAGACGCAGCTAAACCTGCTACCGACGCTGCGGCTCCTGCACCAGCGGGCGAAGCCAAACCTGCTGAAGGCGGCGACGCAAAGAAAAAAGGCGATGAGCCGGATTGCAACTAGGCCATTACCGACTGAGCACGATTGAATCGCCTTGCCTTGGAGAGGAGCAAGTGCGGTTAAATCTTATAACCACCATTGGAGGACTTACATGAAATTAACGAAACTGTTGGGTATTGCTGCATTGGCAGCAGGTTTGAGCTTTTCAAGCGCGGTCATCGCGGCTGACGAAGCCAAGCCGGTTGGTATTACTGCTGACAAGATGAGCGTTACTGTTAAACACGACGGTAAAGATGTTGAAATCAAGCGTAACCAAGACAACAAAGCGGTTGTTGTTGATGACTTCGCGAAAACCTCACGCCCTTGCCCACCGTTCTGTATTCAACCTGACACCATTGCTGATGGCGTACAAACCATCGCTGAAATGGGCATGTTAGGCTATCTGGAAAAGATGAACGGCGGTGATAAAAGCATTTTGGTGGTTGACTCACGTACCCCAGACTGGGTTGAGAAAGGCACGATTCCGGGCGCGAAAAACATTCCTTGGGAAGGTTTAGCACCGGACAAAGGCGCGAGCACTGACGACATTATCAAGATTTTGACCGAAGACTTCGGCGCGAAATTGGCAGATGGCAAAGACTCTTTAGCCGTTGATGAAGCGGTAGCGGCTGGCGGCGACGCAGTAAGCAAAGTATTTGACTACTCAGGTGCGAAAACACTGGTCATGTTCTGTAACGGTATGTGGTGCGGTCAATCACCAACCAATATCAAAACGCTGTTGAAGTTTGGCTACCCGGCAGACAAAATCAAGTGGTATCGCGGTGGGATGCAAGACTGGGCTATCCTCGGTTTGACTACCGTTAAACCAGCAGGTGCTGCGAAAGCAGAAGAAAAACCAGCCGATGCTAAACCGGCGGATGCAAAACCAGCAGAAGCAAAAGCGGATGCTAAACCTGCGGATGCTAAGCCAGCAGAAGCGAAAGCCGATGCTAAACCTGCGGACGCAAAACCGGCGGAAGGCGAGAAAAAGTAACCCGTTACTGTTTCCAGCTCACCAGAAAGCCAGCATTGCTGGCTTTCTTTTTTCACGGGCGGTGCGGCGTATTAACGGTAGCCTAAACCCGTTACCTGCTTATGTAATTTAGCGTTCTCATCGCTCAAATGACGCACCAAGCTATCCAAACTGCGAATCACAAACTCCAGCAAATTGGTGGCAATGTATGGCTCTTCAATCCGAATCCGGTTATACATTTGACGATTAATTTCCAGCAAACGCACCCCACTACGCCGCGCCCGTAACCGCACTGTGCGTGGTTGACGATCGAAAAACGACATTTCCCCCACCAAACAACCCGGTTCAATACGCCCCACCTCGAATTCTTTTTCGCCATCCACTTGCAATAATTTGATAGAACCGCCGATAACCAAGTAAAAACGATCGCTGATTTCGCCAATATCCGCGACCACTTCCTGCGAACCCATTTCACGGATGCGGGTATAACGCACGAAACGCGATACTTCTTCATCAGTTAACGCTGCACAAAACTCGTGACAGGTATCTTTGACTTGCTCAACCAACTGCGTACTCACCTTGTTCATCGACTTGCCCTTCTAAAATAATTGAATGCCGCCATTATACGCATAGTAATAAGCGTTGTCGGCGGGGGCATAGTATAATCTGCATCTTTGTCGCACCCGTGGAGCATTCCAATGAGCATCAGCAACGACGCAGTAAAACAAATGATTCAAGATAAACTGCCAGACGCACAAATCAGTGTCAGCGGTGACGGTTATAAATACGAAACTGACATTATCAGCGAGGCATTTACTGGTTTAAATACACTGAA encodes:
- a CDS encoding DUF2309 domain-containing protein, which gives rise to MSHAGQVHQQPSQRFAHLLEHLAHILPGQAPLRDFVHHNTLHGFQHLPFPQALKQMHEITGAYGYWPVARFREQFQRGRIDAADLDAVLQADAGLDAGLDASAVIFTHAEGAVTRGDVYRAALIHPIKAISPSQFVWQVEENRVLERFGELWAGCLEALSLQHYLLHSEELMTFSPERAVRLFAAELAQTAETSMEERLVQDAQRLLLDWVGQVGTHYTVRSLLLAVTGEDIMHSVRPLLLRQMGAWLDQGLAAWTNAERAPRLFAAWREASLNDLTPLLEDLPDWREHLASLPDEPAAVIVAELQRLGIPEAHWDGYLECLALEMPGWSGMFLWREQHPGYGGERAAAVDMLDYLALRLVLEHLFARRLCRRIWWMEANVDVIRGRFRRHWAEFLVRYYTFQQPLPEYLLTPAQQLIRHTRPRVYEDQQWEQLAHQMWTWAQVGNGSVGAAYHHGWRLFRLMQHLKVDAATVRSLSHEQLASIFACLDAMDEERAGFLWLQAYERHYREQIFNAVVNNHGRGMWRNREQRPQAQLVFCMDEREEGIRRHLEELNPQIETLGAAAFFNLPMNWQGLDDKDVTKLCPVPVIPVHLVREIPDIADDDLDLRQHQLRVSWRKRLFAHLQHVTRHHLLLGTLSQMLLAPASLGIMLGKSYLPLGFGQWVKGLRRKVDKPIPTTLEYIALQSNTERSSAQNQMGFTDAEQADKVGGFLRMIGLTDGFAPLVVIMGHGSTSQNNPHAAAYECGACSGRHSGPNARVFAAMANRGEVRELLAAQGLVIPADTWFVGAEHDTCDEHIPWFDTHKIPAAWQQPLQQLQALLEEASRHSAHERCRKLASAPRKPSLQQAAAHIASRAVDYSQARPELGHATNAWALIGRRAVTRGSFLDRRCFLISYDCTRDPDGKILENILLSAGPVGAGINLEYYFSTVNNERYGAGTKVTHNLTGLFGVMEGVFSDLRTGLPQQMIEIHEPMRLLVVVEAKAALVGEIYARQPPLQELIGGGWLLLAVKDPDSAAIDWFVPGTGFVRWEGDVSELATVERSAQWYSGDYGHLSPALVTANAVTLETHHAQ
- a CDS encoding complex I subunit 4 family protein — its product is MDPLTLLLLLPVVGAVVVAVLPDNRPALLRYTAIGAALLTLVYALSLLTQFDLAAPGSQLSVHHVWNSQLGTAFALGVDGFSLPLVLLTTLLVLMAMLASHMITHHVKGYYLLLLLLEAATMGVFMAQDWGLFYVFWELVLIPLFFLIDRWGGKNRQTAALNFVLYTMGGSVFMLLALLMLFDATPSHAFSFAAMAEGAKSLSTGEQTVIFLGLLIGFGVKMPIFPLHGWLPLAHVEAPSPVSILLSGILLKMGSYGLLRAIEILPAAAHALQNVLFTIGVIGLLYGGLLAWRQSDMKKMIAYSSVSHMGVVLIGIATLNTYGIIGALYQMVAHGLVAGATFMLIGLLYERTHTRDINDYGSLIRVTPRFAFLIILAFVGGVGLPSTAGFVAELHVLIGGFQQWGWAIVALSLGVLITATYSIRTIKQLYTGPMRLDMQQVEDLRPLEWIAAGTLIVGMLVLGFYPAPLLDLITLAAEPFVAAVTLHAPAISGGAMP
- a CDS encoding autoinducer binding domain-containing protein, which codes for MTEAPLTPTPLPFFGDEFATLTKAVSDLGFDGVLYSFYPKPMYMSKEVQPVLHYSASLAPFVAHYIQHNYGNRDFVLRLALQDWKKAIDWWEEINAGHVSREERAVTEDARKHFGIQYGLSVPALRGTFAIAGISVISKNQSLAHFQNLKKTHLAQLFTLASDYHATVINSKESLRFFIQPLLENLNTTQKTVLKHLLTGKPMKSIPHTFGIAPRYAEKVLLGIRQEFGNITSNELLYILGMVNIHEYL
- the pip gene encoding prolyl aminopeptidase — its product is MLPLYPPIHENRHFFLAVDEIHTLYVEECGNPNGVPIVFLHGGPGSGCETWHRQFFDPTRYRIILFDQRGCGRSTPHASLENNTTWDLVSDMELIRESLGLDEWAIFGGSWGSTLALAYAQQYPARVSGMVLRGIFLCRQRDIAWFYQQGQGIERIYPDYWQDYLAPIPLNERDNMLAAYYRRLTGENEIARMQAAKAWSVWEGRTANLQPKESVVAHFSDPYTAMSVARIEAHYFINDGFFEPDQLLRDAHRIAHLPGSIIHGRYDMICPLEQATALHNVWQNADFHIIPNCGHAASETPIQQALVDATDALLDKLA
- the dtd gene encoding D-aminoacyl-tRNA deacylase, with product MIALLQRVTRAQVEVDGVNVGQIGRGILLLLGVEKADTAADAQRLLERVLGYRIFADDAGKMNLSLRDIEGGLLIVPQFTLPADTRKGTRPSFTPAADPLLGRELFELFYNQATQYYPNVSKGVFGADMQVSLVNDGPVTFWLQQ
- a CDS encoding rhodanese-like domain-containing protein, which encodes MKLTKLLGIAALAAGLSFSSAVIAADEAKPVGITADKMSVTVKHDGKDVEIKRNQDNKAVVVDDFAKTSRPCPPFCIQPDTIADGVQTIAEMGMLGYLEKMNGGDKSILVVDSRTPDWVEKGTIPGAKNIPWEGLAPDKGASTDDIIKILTEDFGAKLADGKDSLAVDEAVAAGGDAVSKVFDYSGAKTLVMFCNGMWCGQSPTNIKTLLKFGYPADKIKWYRGGMQDWAILGLTTVKPAGAAKAEEKPADAKPADAKPAEAKADAKPADAKPAEAKADAKPADAKPAEGEKK
- a CDS encoding Crp/Fnr family transcriptional regulator, giving the protein MNKVSTQLVEQVKDTCHEFCAALTDEEVSRFVRYTRIREMGSQEVVADIGEISDRFYLVIGGSIKLLQVDGEKEFEVGRIEPGCLVGEMSFFDRQPRTVRLRARRSGVRLLEINRQMYNRIRIEEPYIATNLLEFVIRSLDSLVRHLSDENAKLHKQVTGLGYR
- a CDS encoding BolA family protein produces the protein MSISNDAVKQMIQDKLPDAQISVSGDGYKYETDIISEAFTGLNTLKRHQLVYAAVNEAITSGQLHALTIRTFTPAEKTA